The following coding sequences are from one Humulus lupulus chromosome X, drHumLupu1.1, whole genome shotgun sequence window:
- the LOC133804386 gene encoding transcription factor bHLH30-like, giving the protein MRLAFERQNWPSINLVNLMDGGDSIVSSASKSETCKSHKEAERRRRQRINAHLSTLRSLLPNITRTDKASLLAGVVHRVKELREKADDVARKDGDIWFGAGGGVTGSEPEPWPFPSESDEASLSYCEGGDSKLVKATVCCEDRLGLNRDMARAIRSVRARPVRAEMMTVGGRSKSVVVMQCGGGGGGGGEEDIRALRRALKAVVENRASGSGLNQSVSGNKRSRLYGSVNEGDYELLLT; this is encoded by the exons ATGCGTTTAGCTTTCGAGAGGCAAAACTGGCCGTCGATTAATTTGGTCAACTTGATGGACGGCGGAGATTCCATCGTCAGCTCAGCTTCCAAGTCTGAAACATGCAAGAGCCATAAGGAAGCGGAGAGGAGACGCAGGCAGCGAATTAACGCCCATCTCTCTACTCTCCGCTCTCTGCTCCCCAACATCACCagg ACGGACAAGGCTTCTTTGCTAGCGGGGGTGGTGCATCGGGTAAAGGAGCTGCGTGAAAAGGCTGATGACGTAGCGCGTAAGGATGGAGATATTTGGTTCGGCGCCGGTGGTGGTGTTACTGGCTCGGAGCCTGAGCCTTGGCCGTTTCCAAGCGAGTCGGACGAGGCAAGTTTGAGCTACTGTGAGGGAGGAGATTCAAAGCTGGTTAAGGCGACGGTGTGCTGTGAGGACAGACTGGGTCTGAACCGAGACATGGCTCGGGCTATCCGGTCTGTACGTGCCAGACCGGTTCGGGCCGAGATGATGACGGTTGGAGGGAGGAGTAAGAGCGTGGTTGTGATGCAATGTGGCggtggaggtggaggtggaggtgAGGAGGATATTAGGGCCTTGAGACGGGCTTTGAAGGCCGTTGTGGAGAATCGGGCTTCGGGTTCTGGACTGAACCAATCGGTTTCTGGGAATAAGCGGTCTCGGCTCTATGGTTCTGTTAACGAGGGCGATTATGAACTTTTATTaacttaa